The genome window CAGAATAGGTTCTGGTTTAGCAGATGCAGGTACGGGTTTAGGCATTTTCTTCCTAGGACCTAAAACAGGACCTAAAAATCTACCTACCAACGGCATCATATCTGCCTGAGCTACAAAGAAATTATGTCGGTTAGCGAGTTTCTTGGCTTCTTTCCGGTCTTTACCCAAATCTTCTAATTCTTTTTTGGTAATTATCAGATCTGCACCGGCATTTTCAGCCTGAACAGCAAGTTCACCATCTGCGATAAAAGCGATTTTAACATCTTTTCCGCGTCCATTTGGTAGAGAGACTTCTTCGTCAAATCTATTCTCTGGTTTATTGACGTCCAAATCTTTGATGTTTATAACAACATCAATAGATTGTGTGAAGTTTCTCGGCTTGGTCTGTTCTTTAGCCTTCTTCACCGCTTCCAATATCTCTTGTTTCATATAAATCCTCCATGAACTTTTAAATAAAAGTTCACCATTATGGGATAAATTTGGTTTTAGGTGATCAATTGTAATTAATCACATAAATATTAATTGATAATTGATGACTTTTAAGTACAATCTTAAATCTTTAAAAACCATTTTAAGCTTTTAAAATATCATCATAAACGCCCTGATCAACTTCTTTTTGAGTTTCTCGAGGATCTTTACCCGCTACTGTTATTCCCATACTCACGCAAGTACCCATAACTTCTTTGGCAGCGTGTTTATAGTCATTGGCTAGTAAAGCATCGAATTTCATTCGGGCAATTTTGAGAGCTTGTTCAATAGAAAGATCTGCCACTTTATCCATACCTGGATCTTGGGAGCCTTTTTCTATTTTTAGCTCATCCATTATTAAAGCTGTAGTTGGTGGAGTACCAATTTCAATTTCAAATTCTTTAGTACCAGTATCAACAATAACTTTTACAGGTACTTTCATTCCTGCAAAATCTGAAGTTTTACTGTTAATTTGTTCCACTACTTGCATCATGTTAATTCCTAACGGACCAATCGCAGGACCCAGAGGTGGGCCTGGAGTGGCTTTTCCGCCTTCTATAAGAATCTCAACGGTATCTTTAGCCATT of Methanobacterium alcaliphilum contains these proteins:
- a CDS encoding 50S ribosomal protein L1, with translation MKQEILEAVKKAKEQTKPRNFTQSIDVVINIKDLDVNKPENRFDEEVSLPNGRGKDVKIAFIADGELAVQAENAGADLIITKKELEDLGKDRKEAKKLANRHNFFVAQADMMPLVGRFLGPVLGPRKKMPKPVPASAKPEPILERLRSTVKVRIKDQPVIQTLVGTQEMDEELIAGNIEAVLSILDRNLEKGRSQIKSMYIKTTMGPVVRVI
- a CDS encoding 50S ribosomal protein L11, translated to MAKDTVEILIEGGKATPGPPLGPAIGPLGINMMQVVEQINSKTSDFAGMKVPVKVIVDTGTKEFEIEIGTPPTTALIMDELKIEKGSQDPGMDKVADLSIEQALKIARMKFDALLANDYKHAAKEVMGTCVSMGITVAGKDPRETQKEVDQGVYDDILKA